The following are encoded together in the Streptomyces rapamycinicus NRRL 5491 genome:
- the mqnC gene encoding cyclic dehypoxanthinyl futalosine synthase, translating to MTANAEVQALLDRAADGGRITPQEALDLYRSAPLHALGAAADTVRRRRYAGTEHIATYIIERNINYTNVCVTACKFCAFYAPPKDTAKGWTRDLDDILRRCAETVELGGTQIMFQGGHHPDYGVEYYEKHFAAIKQAFPQLVIHSLGASEVEHMARISGVSAEEAIRRIHAAGLDSFAGAGAELLPERPRKAIAPLKESGERWLEIMEIAHNLGVESTSTMLMGTGETNAERIEHIRMIRDVQDRTGGFRAFIPYTYQPENNHLKGQTQATVFEYLRMIAIARLFLDNVAHIQGSWLTVGKEAGQLALHYGADDLGSVMLEENVVSSAGARHRSNRMELLHLIRAAGRVPAQRATTYEHLVVHDDPANDPVDDHVVSHLSSTAIDGGTAHPELTVIQAS from the coding sequence GTGACCGCAAACGCAGAGGTGCAGGCACTCCTCGACCGCGCCGCCGACGGGGGCCGGATCACCCCACAAGAGGCGCTCGACCTTTACCGCTCGGCTCCGCTGCACGCGCTGGGGGCCGCGGCCGACACGGTCCGGCGCCGTCGCTACGCGGGCACCGAGCACATCGCGACGTACATCATCGAACGGAACATCAACTACACCAACGTCTGCGTGACGGCGTGCAAGTTCTGCGCCTTCTACGCCCCTCCGAAGGACACCGCGAAGGGCTGGACCCGCGACCTCGACGACATCCTGCGCCGCTGCGCGGAGACCGTCGAGCTGGGCGGCACGCAGATCATGTTCCAGGGCGGCCACCACCCGGACTACGGGGTGGAGTACTACGAGAAGCACTTCGCGGCGATCAAGCAGGCGTTCCCGCAGCTGGTGATCCACTCGCTGGGGGCGTCCGAGGTCGAGCACATGGCGCGGATCTCGGGCGTCTCGGCCGAGGAGGCCATCCGCCGCATCCACGCGGCCGGCCTCGACTCCTTCGCGGGCGCGGGCGCCGAGCTGCTCCCGGAGCGGCCGCGCAAGGCCATCGCGCCGCTGAAGGAGTCCGGTGAGCGCTGGCTGGAGATCATGGAGATCGCCCACAACCTCGGCGTGGAGTCCACCAGCACCATGCTGATGGGCACCGGCGAGACCAACGCCGAGCGGATCGAGCACATCCGCATGATCCGCGACGTGCAGGACCGGACGGGCGGCTTCCGCGCCTTCATCCCGTACACCTACCAGCCCGAGAACAACCATCTGAAGGGCCAGACGCAGGCCACCGTCTTCGAGTACCTGCGGATGATCGCCATCGCCCGGCTGTTCCTCGACAACGTGGCGCACATCCAGGGCTCCTGGCTGACCGTCGGCAAGGAGGCCGGCCAGCTGGCCCTGCACTACGGGGCGGACGACCTCGGCTCGGTGATGCTGGAGGAGAACGTGGTCTCCTCGGCGGGCGCCCGCCACCGGTCCAACCGGATGGAGCTGCTCCACCTCATCCGCGCCGCCGGGCGGGTCCCCGCACAGCGCGCCACGACGTACGAGCACCTGGTGGTGCACGACGACCCGGCGAACGACCCGGTCGACGACCACGTCGTCTCGCACCTGTCCTCGACGGCGATCGACGGTGGCACGGCCCACCCCGAGCTGACGGTGATCCAGGCGTCCTGA
- a CDS encoding demethylmenaquinone methyltransferase, protein MSRASLDKQPHEVAAMFDDVAAKYDLTNDVLSLGQARQWRKAVARAVDARAGERVLDLAAGTGTSSLPFREAGAYVVPCDFSLGMLREGKKRHPGLPLTAGDATRLPFADGAFDAVTISFGLRNVQDTQGALGEMLRVTRSGGRIVICEFSHPTWQPFRTVYTEYLMRALPPIATSVSSNPDAYVYLAESIRAWPDQPGLAARLRSAGWERPAWRNLTGGVVALHRAYKP, encoded by the coding sequence GTGAGCCGAGCATCCCTGGACAAGCAGCCGCACGAAGTCGCCGCCATGTTCGACGACGTGGCGGCCAAATACGACCTCACCAACGATGTGCTGTCGCTCGGGCAGGCCCGGCAGTGGCGCAAGGCCGTCGCCCGGGCCGTGGACGCGCGCGCCGGTGAGCGGGTGCTGGACCTGGCCGCCGGTACGGGGACGTCCTCGCTGCCGTTCCGCGAGGCGGGCGCGTACGTGGTGCCGTGCGACTTCTCGCTCGGGATGCTCCGCGAGGGCAAGAAGCGCCATCCCGGGCTGCCGCTCACGGCGGGCGACGCGACCCGGCTGCCCTTCGCGGACGGGGCCTTCGACGCCGTCACCATCTCCTTCGGGCTGCGGAACGTCCAGGACACCCAGGGTGCGCTGGGCGAGATGCTGCGGGTGACCCGGTCCGGCGGACGGATCGTCATCTGCGAGTTCAGCCACCCCACATGGCAGCCGTTCCGCACGGTCTACACCGAGTACCTGATGCGCGCACTGCCGCCGATCGCGACATCGGTCAGCAGCAACCCGGACGCGTATGTCTACCTCGCCGAGTCCATCCGCGCCTGGCCGGACCAGCCCGGTCTCGCCGCCCGGCTGCGGTCGGCGGGCTGGGAGCGCCCGGCCTGGCGCAACCTCACCGGCGGCGTGGTGGCCCTCCACCGGGCGTACAAGCCGTAA
- a CDS encoding imidazolonepropionase-like domain-containing protein — MLTLHAAPVVRVTPGDAAPLHDAAVAVDGDRITAIGPLAELRETYPRARVREWPGELGPALVHEGPVPDAPSPRERIHALLRRGATAVLAHHLGDAELRAAAHRGGIAVLDRPRPPALAPAGRADLAVFDADGTCLATVVAGRLVHRRR, encoded by the coding sequence ATGCTCACGCTCCACGCGGCGCCCGTCGTCCGGGTCACCCCCGGCGACGCGGCGCCGCTGCACGACGCCGCCGTCGCGGTCGACGGCGACCGCATCACGGCCATCGGCCCCCTGGCGGAGCTGCGCGAGACCTATCCGCGGGCCCGGGTGCGGGAGTGGCCCGGGGAGCTCGGTCCGGCCCTGGTCCACGAGGGCCCGGTGCCGGACGCGCCCAGCCCGCGGGAGCGGATCCACGCCCTGCTGCGGCGGGGCGCGACCGCCGTCCTGGCCCACCACCTCGGCGACGCCGAACTGCGCGCGGCCGCCCACCGGGGCGGCATCGCCGTCCTGGACCGGCCGCGCCCGCCCGCCCTCGCCCCGGCGGGCCGCGCCGACCTGGCCGTCTTCGACGCGGACGGAACGTGCCTCGCCACGGTGGTGGCCGGGCGGCTGGTGCACCGGCGCCGCTGA